The genomic region TCGGGGTTGACGGCCTCGCCGGCGCCCATGCAGTGGCGCAGCGTCGGGTAACGGTACTTGCGGAGCGGCTCCTGGACCATCATGCGGTAGGCCGTCGGCGGCGCGAAGAAGGTCGTGATGGGGAAGCGCTCGAACATCGCGAGCGTTTCCTGCGAGTCGAACTTCTTGCCGCGCGCGTCCCAGACGAAGATGGCCGCGCCCATGTTCCACGGCGCGAAGAAGCAGGTCCACGCGGCCTGGGCCCAGCCCGTGTCCGAGATCGTCCAGTGCAGGTCCTCGGGCGTGTTGTCGAGCCAAAACTTCCCCGTGATGATGTGGCCGATCGGATAGGACGCGTGGGTGTGGAGCACCATCTTCGGATAGCCCGTCGTCCCCGAGGTGAAATAGATCATCATCGGGTCGCCGCTCGCGTTTCGCGGGTGCGCCATCTCGGGCGAGGCCTGGGCCATCAGCCGCTCGTACTCCTGCCAGCCACCTGACCCGCGCCCCACCACGATCCGGTGCTTCACCGTCGGGCACTCGGCCAGGACCTGGTCCACCTTGTGGGTGTTGTCCTCGTCGGTGATGATCACGCTGGCCTCGGCGGCGTTCAGGCGATAGGTGATGTCCTTGGTGGTGAGGAGCGTGGTGCCGGGAACGGACACGGTGCGCGCCCGCAGGCAGCCCAGCAGGATCTCCCACCATTGATAGACGCGCGGGAGCATGACGACGACCCGCTCGCTCGGCTTGACGCCGAGCCCCGCGAGCGCATTGGCGAAGCGCTTCGACCGCTCGGAAAGCGCGGCGAAGCTGAAGCGGCGAGGCTGGCCATCGGCCGACACCCACAGCAGCGCGAGCTTCGAGGGATCCCGCCCCCACGCGTCGAAGGTGTCGAAGGCCCAGTTGAAGCGCGCGGGCACTTCCAGGCGGAAGTCCCGCATCGTCGCCGCGTAGTCCGTCATGTTCCGTGCCGTCACTGGATCACCTGGTCGGCGCCGGCTCATCGCTGGCCGGGCACGACAATTTCGAGCCCCGTTCCGGCAAAGGGCATGAAGTGGCTGATGTTGAACGTGAGGAGTGTTGTAGCCTTCGCTCGCCTGGCGCACTCGGCGATGATCGCGTCGTAGGTCCGGCCGCCAGCGATCCCCTGCCGGGGCGCCTTGCGCAGGAGGGTCCGATAAGATTTCGCCTCGAGCGCGACAATCTTTCCCGGGCTCATGAAGTTCGCTTCCAGGAGCGTGAGGGCATCGGCCGCGGACAGCCGGTGTGGTGGTGGTAGCCGCGTGAGTACCGAATACGTCTCGACCAAGGCGGGAGCTGCCACGAGCAGCGTTTCGGCGTCATGCAGGCGGCGCTCGATTTCTGCTCTCGCAGGGTCGTGGTGGGTGTGCCACGAGCACATGGCAGCCACCATGCAGCTCGTATCGGGGAGAAACAAAGCCGGGCCGGCCCTTCAGGCGCGCGGACTGCGCTCGCGCCTCAGGGTTTGGCGAGTCCGCTCGACCGTGTCTGCGGACAGTCCCGTCACGTCCTTGTCCGGGACCGCGACCAGCAGCCGTCCCTTGCGCACGAGCTTCACTGGCAGGGGAGCCGGCTCGATCTCGATCCGGCCGGCCCGCCACCGCACATCGAGGGGCATGCCGGGTCGTAGGCCCGCTTCTTGCCGGATCTGCTTGGGGATGACGAGACGCCCGGCCGGATCGATGGTAGTTTTCATGGTAGAGAGATTACCACGCCCCTTCATTCCCGCGTCACGGGACCACCAGGTCCGCGCGCGCCAAGACAGACTGCGGCAGGCTCAGCCTGAGCGTCTTCACGGTCCGCCTCAAAGGGCCGAGTAGCACCCGCCACGATGACGTCCACGTTCTCACCCTCGACTTATCCTAGGTCTCTCAGCCTTGGCGGAAGGCCGCGAACCAGATCTTGTCGAGCTCGGGCGGGGCCGCCGAGACATATCCAACGCGCGGGAATCTTCTCGCCTGCTGCGCTCGGGCAGCGACCGGTGCGACAAGGAGACCGCCGGCGACCGCCCCGACGAACGCGCGCCGCTCCCTCACTCGATCACCCGATCGGCCTGCACGAGAATGAGCTGAGGGATCTTGAGGTTCAGGGCCGCGGCGGTTTTGAGATTGACGGCAAGCTCCAGCTTCGTGGGCTGCTGAACGGGGAGCTCGCCAGGCTTGGCGCCTTTGAGGATCCTGTCCACGTAG from Candidatus Methylomirabilota bacterium harbors:
- a CDS encoding AMP-binding protein; this translates as MTARNMTDYAATMRDFRLEVPARFNWAFDTFDAWGRDPSKLALLWVSADGQPRRFSFAALSERSKRFANALAGLGVKPSERVVVMLPRVYQWWEILLGCLRARTVSVPGTTLLTTKDITYRLNAAEASVIITDEDNTHKVDQVLAECPTVKHRIVVGRGSGGWQEYERLMAQASPEMAHPRNASGDPMMIYFTSGTTGYPKMVLHTHASYPIGHIITGKFWLDNTPEDLHWTISDTGWAQAAWTCFFAPWNMGAAIFVWDARGKKFDSQETLAMFERFPITTFFAPPTAYRMMVQEPLRKYRYPTLRHCMGAGEAVNPEVIDAWREGTGHHIYEGYGQTESVLVAATFPATPWKPGSMGPAAPGHHLAIVGEEGRELPRGEEGDLGIRVKPERPVGMFQEYWKNAEATAKCHRGDWYITGDRASMDEDGYLWFVGRADDVINSASYRIGPFEVESALVEHAAVAEAAVIGKPDALRGEIVKAFVVLAPGHTASDALATELQEHVKTVTAPYKYPREIEFVADLPKTISGKIRRTELRQMERDRAKAPSSFKGERAADQIPSPPKGERAG
- a CDS encoding PIN domain-containing protein gives rise to the protein MFLPDTSCMVAAMCSWHTHHDPARAEIERRLHDAETLLVAAPALVETYSVLTRLPPPHRLSAADALTLLEANFMSPGKIVALEAKSYRTLLRKAPRQGIAGGRTYDAIIAECARRAKATTLLTFNISHFMPFAGTGLEIVVPGQR
- a CDS encoding AbrB/MazE/SpoVT family DNA-binding domain-containing protein, with protein sequence MKTTIDPAGRLVIPKQIRQEAGLRPGMPLDVRWRAGRIEIEPAPLPVKLVRKGRLLVAVPDKDVTGLSADTVERTRQTLRRERSPRA